The Seriola aureovittata isolate HTS-2021-v1 ecotype China chromosome 2, ASM2101889v1, whole genome shotgun sequence genome has a segment encoding these proteins:
- the si:ch211-112f3.4 gene encoding EF-hand and coiled-coil domain-containing protein 1 isoform X2, with translation MERTALALSRIEPSPRAARKSEWLRSALAHHHCPNPGAENEIIVLATGIDQYLQEVFHHLAYPNRDDTVTAEDFTALCAVLGLPGAGKRTRKGKEENGGEEKDEEDEEFGDVCSVLPCQLSFKDFHSRLCGYFRVRTARGTGECALRLPLTEDTELVERQIRLRWPRVRRRKCVSFDLTRDQSEPVDKSVKGRTREDRETDEVSALRELVEDLRSALQGSDARCLALEVALRRERGRPLPSPSSIDSTVSAPTTSITFIQGKLVPTQRIKGQRRGAGGDGARRAARRQDIRDPLLRELKLIRSSRDGQLEEAIKFNQRLETELQWAYQEVRKLQGVESALRKDNSQIRKRAEDAREALSMGLQRVRLIQEQAQSVPQLQSRISQLEAELHQYRSCCTCLLDSFRQQMYPLGAEDSYRQTDAECLQRAVEGKAASDEEEEDRGTKEKGQCCLLEVKKHFSQLPSCGKGCQNHKVHHLLSQTHLHDKNLTSTSKDRMGRCDWRGPNQEQQEGGRSFDKEKRPEEEEDEAWLEEKEKTRLFLLEEKLTDALTLLLQLRNKNMSRRALGKIVMDTLDVCSRSGDGRSIQGPTGR, from the exons ATGGAGCGCACCGCATTGGCCCTGTCGCGCATCGAGCCCTCGCCTCGAGCAGCGCGTAAAAGCGAGTGGCTCCGGAGCGCTCTGGCCCATCACCACTGCCCTAATCCCGGTGCAGAGAATGAAATCATCGTCCTGGCCACCGGTATAGACCAGTACCTGCAGGAGGTCTTCCACCACCTGGCCTACCCCAACCGGGACGATACGGTGACTGCGGAGGATTTCACCGCGCTGTGCGCTGTGTTAGGGCTCCCTGGAGCGGGAAAGAGGacgaggaaaggaaaagaagaaaatggaggtgaagagaaggatgaagaagatgaagagttTGGGgatgtgtgttctgtgttgcCCTGCCAGCTGTCCTTTAAAGACTTCCACTCCCGGCTATGTGGGTATTTCCGTGTGCGCACTGCGAGAGGCACCGGGGAGTGTGCCTTGCGCTTGCCCCTTACTGAGGACACGGAGCTGGTCGAGAGACAGATCCGGCTCCGGTGGCCGCGTGTCAGGCGGAGAAAGTGTGTGAGTTTTGATCTCACGAGGGACCAGAGTGAACCTGTGGACAAATCTGTTAAAGGTCGAACCAGAGAAGACCGTGAGACAG ATGAGGTATCAGCTCTGAGGGAGCTGGTGGAGGACCTCCGCTCAGCGCTGCAGGGGAGCGATGCTCGCTGCCTGGCCCTGGAGGTGGCACTCCGACGAGAGAGGGGCCGCCCCCTCCCGTCTCCCTCCAGCATTGACTCCACTGTTTCTGCACCTACAACTTCCATCACCTTCATACAGGGAAAGCTGGTACCGACACAGAGAATTAAAGGACAGCGCAGAGGTGCTGGAGGGGATGGGGCGAGGAGGGCGGCGAGGAGACAGGACATCAGGGACCCCCTTCTGAGGGAGCTGAAGCTGATCCGCTCCTCACGTGACGGGCAGCTGGAGGAGGCCATCAAATTCAATCAGCGGCTGGAGACGGAGCTGCAGTGGGCGTACCAGGAGGTGCGCAAGCTGCAGGGGGTGGAGTCTGCACTGAGGAAGGATAACTCACAGATCAG GAAGCGGGCGGAGGACGCCAGGGAGGCTCTGAGCATGGGGCTCCAGAGGGTTCGGCTGATCCAGGAGCAGGCTCAGTCCGTGCCGCAGCTCCAGTCCAGGATCAGCCAGCTGGAGGCTGAACTGCACCAGTACAG ATCCTGCTGTACATGCCTCTTGGACTCGTTCCGTCAACAAATGTATCCATTGGGAGCAGAAGACTCCtatagacagacag ATGCAGAGTGTCTGCAGAGGGCAGTGGAGGGGAAAGCTGCctctgatgaagaggaggaggacagggggACGAAGGAGAAAGGACAGTGCTGCCTGCTAGAGGTGAAGAAGCATTTCAGCCAACTGCCCAGCTGCGGAAAAGG ATGTCAGAACCATAAGGTccatcatcttctctctcagacTCACCTGCATGATAAAAACCTCACCAGCACTTCTAAAGACAGGATGGGGCGCTGTGACTGGAGGGGACCAAACCAAGAGCAGCAAGAGGGAGGCAGAAGCTTTGACAAAGAAAag AggcctgaggaagaggaggacgaggcatggctggaggagaaagaaaagacacgTCTGTTTTTGCTGGAGGAGAAACTCACAGATGCCCTCACACTTCTGCTGCAGCTACGCAACAAG AACATGTCCCGCAGGGCGCTGGGGAAGATTGTGATGGACACTCTGGATGTCTGCAGTAGGAGTGGAGATGGTAG GTCCATCCAGGGTCCTACAGGTCGCTGA
- the si:ch211-112f3.4 gene encoding EF-hand and coiled-coil domain-containing protein 1 isoform X1, which translates to MERTALALSRIEPSPRAARKSEWLRSALAHHHCPNPGAENEIIVLATGIDQYLQEVFHHLAYPNRDDTVTAEDFTALCAVLGLPGAGKRTRKGKEENGGEEKDEEDEEFGDVCSVLPCQLSFKDFHSRLCGYFRVRTARGTGECALRLPLTEDTELVERQIRLRWPRVRRRKCVSFDLTRDQSEPVDKSVKGRTREDRETDEVSALRELVEDLRSALQGSDARCLALEVALRRERGRPLPSPSSIDSTVSAPTTSITFIQGKLVPTQRIKGQRRGAGGDGARRAARRQDIRDPLLRELKLIRSSRDGQLEEAIKFNQRLETELQWAYQEVRKLQGVESALRKDNSQIRKRAEDAREALSMGLQRVRLIQEQAQSVPQLQSRISQLEAELHQYRSCCTCLLDSFRQQMYPLGAEDSYRQTDAECLQRAVEGKAASDEEEEDRGTKEKGQCCLLEVKKHFSQLPSCGKGCQNHKVHHLLSQTHLHDKNLTSTSKDRMGRCDWRGPNQEQQEGGRSFDKEKRPEEEEDEAWLEEKEKTRLFLLEEKLTDALTLLLQLRNKNMSRRALGKIVMDTLDVCSRSGDGPSRVLQVADALCRRLSSCDLLGDGGDDGGGESREKLLVTSTGHQTSSANPLLISC; encoded by the exons ATGGAGCGCACCGCATTGGCCCTGTCGCGCATCGAGCCCTCGCCTCGAGCAGCGCGTAAAAGCGAGTGGCTCCGGAGCGCTCTGGCCCATCACCACTGCCCTAATCCCGGTGCAGAGAATGAAATCATCGTCCTGGCCACCGGTATAGACCAGTACCTGCAGGAGGTCTTCCACCACCTGGCCTACCCCAACCGGGACGATACGGTGACTGCGGAGGATTTCACCGCGCTGTGCGCTGTGTTAGGGCTCCCTGGAGCGGGAAAGAGGacgaggaaaggaaaagaagaaaatggaggtgaagagaaggatgaagaagatgaagagttTGGGgatgtgtgttctgtgttgcCCTGCCAGCTGTCCTTTAAAGACTTCCACTCCCGGCTATGTGGGTATTTCCGTGTGCGCACTGCGAGAGGCACCGGGGAGTGTGCCTTGCGCTTGCCCCTTACTGAGGACACGGAGCTGGTCGAGAGACAGATCCGGCTCCGGTGGCCGCGTGTCAGGCGGAGAAAGTGTGTGAGTTTTGATCTCACGAGGGACCAGAGTGAACCTGTGGACAAATCTGTTAAAGGTCGAACCAGAGAAGACCGTGAGACAG ATGAGGTATCAGCTCTGAGGGAGCTGGTGGAGGACCTCCGCTCAGCGCTGCAGGGGAGCGATGCTCGCTGCCTGGCCCTGGAGGTGGCACTCCGACGAGAGAGGGGCCGCCCCCTCCCGTCTCCCTCCAGCATTGACTCCACTGTTTCTGCACCTACAACTTCCATCACCTTCATACAGGGAAAGCTGGTACCGACACAGAGAATTAAAGGACAGCGCAGAGGTGCTGGAGGGGATGGGGCGAGGAGGGCGGCGAGGAGACAGGACATCAGGGACCCCCTTCTGAGGGAGCTGAAGCTGATCCGCTCCTCACGTGACGGGCAGCTGGAGGAGGCCATCAAATTCAATCAGCGGCTGGAGACGGAGCTGCAGTGGGCGTACCAGGAGGTGCGCAAGCTGCAGGGGGTGGAGTCTGCACTGAGGAAGGATAACTCACAGATCAG GAAGCGGGCGGAGGACGCCAGGGAGGCTCTGAGCATGGGGCTCCAGAGGGTTCGGCTGATCCAGGAGCAGGCTCAGTCCGTGCCGCAGCTCCAGTCCAGGATCAGCCAGCTGGAGGCTGAACTGCACCAGTACAG ATCCTGCTGTACATGCCTCTTGGACTCGTTCCGTCAACAAATGTATCCATTGGGAGCAGAAGACTCCtatagacagacag ATGCAGAGTGTCTGCAGAGGGCAGTGGAGGGGAAAGCTGCctctgatgaagaggaggaggacagggggACGAAGGAGAAAGGACAGTGCTGCCTGCTAGAGGTGAAGAAGCATTTCAGCCAACTGCCCAGCTGCGGAAAAGG ATGTCAGAACCATAAGGTccatcatcttctctctcagacTCACCTGCATGATAAAAACCTCACCAGCACTTCTAAAGACAGGATGGGGCGCTGTGACTGGAGGGGACCAAACCAAGAGCAGCAAGAGGGAGGCAGAAGCTTTGACAAAGAAAag AggcctgaggaagaggaggacgaggcatggctggaggagaaagaaaagacacgTCTGTTTTTGCTGGAGGAGAAACTCACAGATGCCCTCACACTTCTGCTGCAGCTACGCAACAAG AACATGTCCCGCAGGGCGCTGGGGAAGATTGTGATGGACACTCTGGATGTCTGCAGTAGGAGTGGAGATG GTCCATCCAGGGTCCTACAGGTCGCTGATGCTCTCTGCCGCCGATTATCCTCTTGTGATCTCCTTGGAGACGGAggggatgatggaggaggagagagcagagagaagctcCTGGTTACATCTACAGGTCATCAAACCAGCAGTGCCAACCCTCTGCTCATCTCCTGTTAA